A genomic stretch from Paraburkholderia dioscoreae includes:
- a CDS encoding hydantoinase/oxoprolinase family protein, translating to MTERLYRAGVDIGGTFTDIVVIGDDGVIHTRKVSSTPQDYGIAIVAGLQALLASLDAQPRQITELVHATTVATNTVLEGKGARTALITTRGFRDVVEIGRLRVPMLYNLAYQKPAPLAKRRHRYEVDERLLADGSVETPLDDAQVLDIGQRIADEKIEAVAISLIHAYANPEHEIRIRDLLRGVLGDTVYLTCSHEILPEIREYERTSTTVVNAYLGPVVVSYLYSLIDKLRGIGMTGPVQIMHSNGGVMSAATVMQKPATIIESGPAAGVIAGASVAAASGYADCITVDMGGTTAKAAIIEKGEPARTTEYEVGAGINVSSKLVKGGGHAVKLPFIDVSEIGAGGGSLVRIDAGGLVKVGPDSAGSVPGPVCYDAGGTIPTLTDAVLTLGYLNPEFLAGGELRINQQKSLDAMRTQIAEPTHTDLYEAAYGVFSIAASTMTRAVKAVSTYRGRDPREFALFAFGGNGPVIVHAIAELLDMKTVIVPPSPGVFSALGLLFSSTQHEFMQTMFCRLDHFAAVELGNGLEDLVARATADMAAEGNAFDDIAVRCALDLRYTGQAYELTVPIEWRAGEPLDIAPIAAAFHAEHERTYGHASADEVIELVNLRAVGSLRSQKNRAYDAQRAGGSRANASGARVPVRRRAYFGKSHGFIDTPVISRADLRAAPMSGPLIVEEYDSTCVVPPNAGARVDAHENIVITFLEHSV from the coding sequence ATGACTGAAAGACTTTACCGGGCCGGTGTCGATATCGGCGGAACCTTCACGGATATCGTCGTGATCGGCGATGACGGCGTGATTCATACCAGGAAGGTTTCGTCCACGCCTCAGGACTATGGCATTGCGATCGTTGCGGGCTTGCAGGCATTGCTGGCTTCGCTCGACGCGCAACCGCGCCAGATCACCGAACTGGTTCATGCAACCACCGTCGCCACGAATACCGTGCTCGAAGGCAAAGGCGCGCGCACGGCGCTGATCACCACGCGCGGCTTTCGCGACGTGGTCGAAATTGGCCGCCTGCGCGTGCCGATGCTCTACAACCTCGCGTATCAGAAGCCGGCGCCGCTCGCGAAACGCCGGCACCGTTACGAAGTGGACGAACGGCTGCTCGCCGATGGTTCGGTTGAAACGCCGCTCGACGATGCGCAGGTGCTGGACATCGGGCAACGTATCGCAGACGAGAAAATCGAAGCGGTGGCGATCAGCCTGATTCATGCGTACGCGAATCCCGAACACGAGATCCGTATTCGAGATCTGCTGCGCGGCGTGTTGGGCGACACCGTCTATCTGACCTGCTCGCATGAAATTCTGCCGGAGATCCGCGAATACGAACGCACCAGCACGACCGTCGTCAACGCGTATCTCGGGCCGGTGGTGGTCAGCTATCTGTATTCGCTGATCGACAAGCTGCGCGGCATCGGCATGACCGGTCCCGTGCAGATCATGCATTCGAATGGCGGCGTGATGAGCGCGGCCACCGTCATGCAGAAGCCGGCTACGATCATCGAGTCCGGTCCGGCGGCTGGTGTGATCGCGGGCGCCTCCGTGGCGGCCGCGTCGGGTTACGCCGATTGCATTACGGTGGACATGGGCGGCACCACGGCGAAGGCAGCCATCATCGAGAAGGGCGAGCCGGCGCGCACCACCGAGTACGAGGTCGGCGCGGGCATCAACGTCAGCAGCAAGCTCGTGAAGGGCGGTGGCCACGCGGTGAAGCTGCCGTTCATCGACGTCTCGGAGATCGGCGCGGGCGGCGGCAGCCTGGTGCGTATCGACGCGGGCGGTCTCGTCAAGGTCGGCCCTGATTCGGCAGGCTCGGTGCCCGGTCCCGTGTGCTACGACGCGGGCGGAACGATTCCGACGCTCACGGACGCCGTGCTGACGCTCGGCTATCTGAACCCGGAGTTCCTTGCCGGCGGCGAGTTGCGCATCAATCAGCAGAAGTCGCTCGACGCCATGCGCACGCAGATCGCCGAGCCTACGCACACGGATCTGTACGAAGCCGCCTATGGCGTTTTCTCGATCGCGGCCTCCACGATGACGCGCGCGGTGAAAGCCGTGTCGACGTATCGCGGCCGCGATCCGCGCGAGTTTGCGTTGTTCGCCTTCGGCGGCAATGGGCCGGTGATCGTTCACGCGATCGCCGAATTGCTCGACATGAAGACGGTGATCGTGCCGCCGAGCCCCGGCGTATTCAGCGCGCTCGGCCTGCTGTTCTCCTCGACACAGCACGAGTTCATGCAAACAATGTTCTGCCGCCTCGATCACTTCGCCGCAGTGGAATTGGGCAACGGGCTCGAAGACCTTGTAGCGCGGGCCACTGCGGATATGGCGGCCGAGGGTAACGCCTTCGACGATATCGCCGTGAGGTGCGCACTGGATTTGCGTTACACGGGGCAAGCATACGAGTTGACTGTGCCGATCGAATGGCGTGCCGGCGAGCCGCTCGACATTGCGCCGATCGCCGCCGCGTTTCATGCGGAACACGAACGCACCTACGGGCATGCGTCCGCGGACGAGGTCATCGAGCTCGTCAATCTGCGCGCGGTCGGTTCGCTGCGCTCGCAGAAAAACCGCGCCTACGACGCGCAACGCGCCGGCGGCAGCCGGGCGAATGCGTCGGGTGCGCGCGTGCCGGTGCGGCGCCGGGCCTATTTCGGCAAGTCCCACGGCTTTATCGACACCCCGGTGATCTCGCGTGCCGATCTGCGCGCCGCGCCAATGAGCGGCCCGTTGATCGTCGAAGAATACGACTCGACTTGCGTGGTGCCGCCGAATGCCGGCGCGCGCGTCGATGCCCACGAGAACATCGTCATCACGTTTCTGGAGCACTCCGTATGA
- a CDS encoding porin, whose amino-acid sequence MKEKLFIMAALMGGSGLVHAQSSVTLYGIINEAITYSSNQGGHSAVQLTGNGEYGSRWGLRGAEDLGGGTKAIFTLENGFNPVSGALGQNNRMFGRQAFVGFSNPKYGTLTFGRQYDAIVGTLQTMTSNGAWGGVMFSHPYDNDNTDDYLRVNNSIKYVSPNLKGFTGTAMYAFSNAPGAFANNRMWSVGGIYSQGAFSIAAAYSLYDEPGVNTTANVNTNGAITCCDAPITSKREQIAGIGASYVFGPAKLSLMYSNAIYNNVGTTLTSGINYRFNNYEANARFTLDPTLFFGMAYTYTSDDITGGPGGPTQVHWHQVNLLVDKFLSKRTSIYTEVIYLRAAGGGFSRPTGGPLPATSNGLLASQIQTMLPSSGQNQAVVSVGLVHKF is encoded by the coding sequence GTGAAGGAAAAGTTATTCATCATGGCGGCTCTGATGGGCGGGAGCGGTCTCGTTCATGCGCAGAGTTCGGTCACGCTTTACGGGATCATCAACGAGGCCATCACCTACTCGTCGAACCAGGGCGGCCACAGCGCGGTGCAGTTGACCGGCAACGGCGAGTACGGCAGCCGCTGGGGACTGCGAGGCGCCGAAGACCTCGGCGGCGGCACCAAGGCGATCTTCACGCTGGAGAACGGCTTCAATCCGGTCAGCGGCGCGCTCGGTCAGAACAACCGCATGTTCGGCCGCCAGGCTTTCGTGGGTTTTTCGAATCCGAAGTACGGCACGCTGACGTTTGGCCGCCAGTACGACGCGATCGTCGGCACCTTGCAGACCATGACGTCCAACGGTGCGTGGGGCGGCGTGATGTTTTCGCATCCGTACGACAACGACAACACCGACGACTATTTGCGCGTCAACAACTCCATCAAATACGTCTCGCCGAATCTGAAGGGCTTCACCGGCACGGCAATGTACGCGTTCAGCAACGCGCCCGGCGCGTTCGCCAACAATCGCATGTGGTCGGTAGGCGGCATCTATTCGCAGGGTGCTTTTTCGATTGCGGCGGCGTATTCGCTCTACGACGAACCGGGCGTGAACACCACGGCGAACGTGAACACCAATGGCGCGATCACCTGTTGCGATGCGCCGATCACGTCGAAGCGCGAGCAGATTGCGGGTATCGGCGCGTCGTATGTGTTCGGACCGGCCAAGCTGAGCCTGATGTACAGCAACGCGATCTACAACAACGTGGGCACGACCCTGACGAGCGGCATCAACTATCGCTTCAACAACTATGAAGCGAATGCGCGCTTCACGCTCGACCCGACGCTGTTCTTCGGCATGGCCTACACGTACACGAGCGACGACATCACCGGCGGTCCGGGCGGTCCCACGCAGGTGCACTGGCATCAGGTCAATCTGCTGGTCGACAAGTTCCTCTCCAAGCGCACCTCCATCTATACCGAGGTGATCTATCTGCGCGCGGCCGGCGGCGGCTTTTCCCGACCAACGGGCGGACCGTTGCCGGCGACTTCGAACGGCCTGCTGGCCTCGCAGATTCAGACCATGTTGCCTTCTTCAGGCCAGAACCAGGCCGTGGTCAGTGTTGGACTCGTGCACAAGTTCTAG
- a CDS encoding ABC transporter ATP-binding protein, with translation MSVNVPNATPAAQPIFALQEVGKSYALARSPLERMFNRRRFHAVSDVSLEVAKGDALAIVGESGSGKSTVARMMVGLTAPTTGSICFRGDALNTMTRTQNATFRQRVQMVFQSTTNSLNPRKTIATTLAEAIGNDGVPVRQLLDMVRLPAFVLARYPHQLSGGQRQRVGIARALARRPELVVADEPTSALDVSIQAEIIKLLRDLHQSAGVSLVVISHDLALVGELCERVVVMREGRVVEAGAVDQVLFEPRERYTTELLAAIPKGIGRHPIGVGPE, from the coding sequence ATGTCCGTTAATGTGCCGAACGCCACCCCGGCTGCGCAGCCGATCTTCGCGCTGCAGGAGGTCGGCAAGTCCTATGCGTTGGCGCGTTCTCCGCTCGAACGCATGTTCAACCGGCGCCGCTTTCATGCGGTGTCGGACGTGAGTCTCGAGGTGGCGAAGGGCGACGCGCTGGCTATCGTCGGCGAAAGCGGCAGTGGCAAATCGACTGTCGCGCGCATGATGGTCGGCCTCACCGCGCCGACCACCGGCTCGATCTGTTTCCGAGGTGACGCGTTGAACACCATGACACGCACGCAGAACGCGACGTTTCGTCAGCGTGTGCAGATGGTGTTCCAAAGCACGACGAACTCGCTGAACCCGCGCAAGACGATTGCCACCACGCTTGCGGAAGCAATCGGCAACGACGGTGTGCCGGTGCGTCAATTACTCGACATGGTGAGGCTGCCGGCATTCGTGCTGGCGCGCTATCCGCATCAGCTGTCGGGCGGTCAGCGGCAGCGCGTGGGTATCGCACGGGCGCTCGCGCGCCGTCCGGAACTGGTCGTTGCCGATGAACCGACTTCCGCGCTCGACGTATCCATTCAGGCGGAGATCATCAAACTGTTGCGCGATCTTCATCAGAGCGCCGGTGTGTCGCTGGTCGTGATCAGTCACGATCTGGCGCTGGTCGGCGAACTGTGCGAGCGCGTGGTGGTGATGCGGGAAGGGCGCGTCGTGGAAGCAGGAGCCGTGGATCAGGTGTTGTTCGAGCCACGCGAGCGCTACACGACGGAGTTGCTGGCGGCGATCCCGAAGGGGATCGGCCGGCACCCCATAGGGGTGGGACCAGAGTAA
- a CDS encoding ATP-binding cassette domain-containing protein, giving the protein MNEALLSIENLRVTFGAGKTQTEVLHGLDLQVGRGEAVGLVGESGSGKSVASLAVLGLLGNAGRISGGRIVLDGEDLGRASEARMRALRGRRVSMIFQDPATALNPAFTIGAQLADVIRAHRPLRGRAIRDEVHSVLARVGFKDPRTTERAYPHELSGGMKQRAMIAAAIVCEPALLLADEPTTALDVTVQAQIVELLRTLVDEMDLGLVFITHNLDLMAELCSRAVVLKQGHVVEAGPVQDIFLRPSHDYTRHLIASIPRLPVARDMGRHQPEEPRNVR; this is encoded by the coding sequence ATGAACGAAGCGCTACTGTCGATTGAAAACCTGCGCGTCACGTTCGGCGCGGGCAAGACCCAGACCGAAGTGTTGCATGGACTCGATTTGCAGGTGGGACGCGGCGAAGCGGTCGGCCTCGTCGGCGAATCGGGTTCGGGCAAGAGCGTGGCTTCGCTGGCCGTGCTCGGCTTGCTCGGCAACGCGGGGCGTATCAGCGGCGGCCGGATCGTGCTCGACGGCGAAGACCTGGGCCGCGCTTCGGAGGCTCGCATGCGGGCATTGCGCGGGCGGCGCGTCTCCATGATCTTTCAGGATCCGGCGACGGCACTCAACCCCGCCTTCACGATCGGCGCGCAACTCGCCGACGTGATCCGTGCCCACCGTCCGCTGCGCGGCCGCGCGATCCGCGACGAAGTGCATTCCGTGCTGGCGCGCGTCGGTTTCAAAGACCCGCGTACCACGGAGCGCGCGTATCCGCACGAACTGAGCGGCGGCATGAAGCAACGCGCGATGATTGCCGCCGCGATTGTCTGTGAACCGGCGCTGCTGCTCGCGGACGAACCCACTACCGCGCTGGACGTGACCGTGCAGGCGCAGATCGTCGAGTTGCTGAGAACGCTGGTGGACGAAATGGATCTCGGCCTCGTGTTCATCACGCACAACCTGGACCTGATGGCGGAATTGTGTTCGCGCGCCGTCGTGCTGAAACAGGGGCATGTGGTCGAAGCCGGTCCGGTGCAGGACATCTTTCTGCGGCCTTCGCACGACTACACGCGGCACCTGATCGCGAGCATTCCGCGTTTGCCGGTGGCGCGTGATATGGGCCGCCATCAACCTGAGGAGCCGCGCAATGTCCGTTAA
- a CDS encoding ABC transporter permease, producing MMADSSLPNVQRKPHVLGAWLASAGQLLRALMHEPAGAIGLATIVLLGVIALCAPWLPLKDPLQLYIEHRLEAPSAAFWLGTDQVGRDILSRTIWGARASLSIGLCAVAIGLVLGTGIGLVAGYKAGSWLDETLMKVMEVLASIPLLIWAIALVGITGTDTLHIGVLAISNETKLVLLIGVLYAPGLARLTHSLAKAESQAEYVAARILQGASGARIMFSDVLPNIISPVLIQASLLLGVTIIVEASLSFIGLGVQPPTPSWGAMLSDARALIFTDNWWVSVFPGAAVFVSVLAFNLFGDSMRTILDPRRRSAHAANVPGASL from the coding sequence ATGATGGCTGATTCATCCCTACCCAACGTGCAACGCAAGCCGCATGTGCTCGGCGCATGGCTCGCATCGGCCGGCCAGCTGCTGCGTGCGCTGATGCATGAGCCGGCCGGTGCGATCGGTCTCGCCACGATCGTGCTACTGGGCGTGATTGCCTTGTGCGCGCCGTGGCTGCCGTTGAAGGATCCGCTGCAGCTCTATATCGAACATCGTCTGGAAGCGCCGAGCGCGGCGTTCTGGCTCGGCACCGACCAGGTGGGCCGCGACATTCTGAGCCGCACGATCTGGGGCGCTCGCGCGTCGTTGTCCATTGGACTGTGCGCGGTCGCGATCGGCCTCGTGCTCGGCACGGGCATCGGTCTCGTGGCAGGCTATAAGGCCGGCTCGTGGCTCGACGAAACGCTGATGAAAGTGATGGAAGTGCTGGCGTCGATTCCGCTGTTGATCTGGGCGATCGCGCTCGTCGGTATTACCGGCACTGATACGCTGCATATCGGCGTGCTCGCCATTTCGAATGAAACCAAGCTCGTGCTGCTGATCGGCGTGCTGTACGCGCCGGGTCTTGCGCGGCTCACCCATAGTCTCGCGAAGGCCGAGTCGCAGGCGGAGTATGTCGCCGCACGGATTCTGCAGGGTGCAAGCGGGGCGCGCATCATGTTCTCCGATGTTCTACCCAATATCATCTCGCCGGTGCTGATCCAGGCGTCGCTGCTGCTCGGTGTGACGATCATCGTGGAGGCATCGCTCAGTTTTATCGGACTCGGGGTGCAACCGCCAACGCCAAGTTGGGGCGCGATGCTCTCTGACGCGCGCGCACTGATTTTCACCGACAACTGGTGGGTCTCGGTGTTCCCCGGCGCGGCGGTGTTCGTTAGCGTGCTCGCCTTCAATCTGTTCGGCGATTCGATGCGCACCATTCTCGATCCCCGGCGGCGCAGTGCGCATGCGGCGAATGTGCCGGGAGCGTCGCTATGA
- a CDS encoding ABC transporter permease yields MKAVSRLFSSVLVLLVVSALLFAMCRATPVSPARLTLGSDASIEQIAAFNHQYGLDRTVVAQYGTWLNGALALDFGKSYVTGNPIGPQIADTLPNTVELVTLSFVFTIFVSIVLGTVAALKENSGTDHLLRAVAIVGLSVPSFWLGLLLIRYVALKTGWFPVGGLTPWSDGPAAHLLALVLPVLTMSVYYISVLSRLVRANMVDALSQDYVRTARALGLSPSRIRLYALKNALPSLVSTAAMSYGYMFGWALIVEQIFNLPGVSRALLTAIFQRDYPTVQAIVLVITTIFIASNTCADVLHGYLDPKANRT; encoded by the coding sequence ATGAAAGCCGTTTCGAGGCTGTTTTCGTCTGTGCTGGTGCTGCTGGTGGTGAGCGCGTTGCTGTTCGCAATGTGTCGCGCGACACCCGTGTCGCCCGCGCGTCTGACGTTGGGCAGCGACGCAAGCATCGAACAGATCGCCGCGTTCAATCATCAATATGGACTCGACCGGACTGTCGTCGCGCAATACGGCACGTGGCTGAACGGCGCGCTCGCGCTCGATTTCGGCAAGTCCTACGTGACCGGCAACCCGATCGGCCCACAGATTGCCGATACGTTGCCGAATACCGTCGAACTCGTCACGCTGTCGTTCGTCTTCACGATCTTCGTGTCGATCGTGCTCGGCACCGTGGCGGCGCTGAAAGAGAACAGCGGAACGGACCATCTGCTGCGAGCCGTGGCGATTGTCGGTTTATCCGTGCCGTCGTTCTGGCTGGGGTTGCTGCTGATCCGCTATGTCGCCTTGAAGACCGGTTGGTTTCCTGTGGGCGGCCTCACGCCCTGGTCGGACGGCCCGGCGGCTCATCTGCTCGCGCTGGTGTTGCCCGTGCTGACGATGTCGGTGTACTACATCTCCGTGCTGAGCCGTCTGGTGCGGGCGAACATGGTCGATGCGCTCTCGCAGGATTATGTGCGAACCGCCAGAGCGCTCGGTTTGTCGCCGTCGCGTATTCGCCTCTATGCACTGAAGAACGCGTTGCCGTCGCTCGTGAGCACGGCGGCGATGAGTTACGGCTACATGTTCGGCTGGGCGTTGATCGTGGAGCAGATCTTCAATCTGCCAGGCGTCTCGCGCGCTTTGCTCACGGCGATCTTCCAGCGCGACTATCCGACGGTGCAGGCCATCGTGCTCGTGATCACGACGATCTTCATCGCGTCGAACACGTGCGCCGACGTACTGCATGGCTATCTCGACCCGAAGGCGAACAGAACATGA
- a CDS encoding ABC transporter substrate-binding protein: MTFSNRRRQLLRAGAAGIAGLSLPLAFEGRVFAAQAGVLSVAIPSNPQTLDPINQPNHDVMAINQLIFENLVGVDARGQRVPQLARAWTISPDKLTYTFDLQRGVNFQNGQPFTSADVKYSFDYVLNPANKAFRRPFWTVIDSVSTPDANTAVIRLKRPYRPLLDYMSKYMGIFPVGSREQHPADYFKQTPIGVGTGPAIFVQSKANDFVELKRNPAYWGKGEPHWDKVVFRIIPEESSRLASLMSDQTQIISAPPAQTFAQIRTSAGLAGDSRPSPTSPLMICLNNRKAPFDDPAFRRAVSLVLDRGKICRDLCYGAVKASSMPFAPESPWYDASSAGSLAFNLDQARAALKSSKYASGASFDLLYVQPAYLIDTSSTALFIQAQLASLGVRVNLRPLDFGQMISQVLVGNHAAALTGFIAPPEPTYLLNALFRPTESLWKASGYESAELLKLIDDSYLVDDPAALKPILAKLQQVLARDCPAVWIGALEVQNLWRSNVKDFQVNAGFSLKLDNVYLAKA, encoded by the coding sequence ATGACTTTCAGCAACAGGCGACGACAACTCCTTCGCGCGGGCGCCGCGGGCATCGCGGGGCTTTCGCTGCCGCTCGCATTCGAAGGCCGCGTTTTCGCGGCGCAGGCAGGGGTGTTGTCGGTCGCCATTCCGAGCAATCCGCAAACGCTCGATCCGATCAACCAGCCGAATCACGACGTAATGGCGATCAACCAGCTGATCTTCGAGAATCTGGTCGGCGTCGACGCGCGCGGTCAGCGGGTGCCGCAACTGGCGCGCGCCTGGACGATTTCGCCGGACAAACTGACGTACACATTCGATCTGCAGCGCGGCGTGAACTTTCAGAACGGCCAGCCTTTCACGTCCGCTGACGTGAAATACAGCTTCGACTACGTGCTGAATCCCGCGAACAAGGCGTTCCGCCGGCCGTTCTGGACCGTGATCGATTCGGTCAGCACGCCGGATGCGAATACCGCCGTGATCCGCCTCAAGCGCCCTTACCGGCCGTTGCTCGACTACATGTCGAAGTACATGGGTATTTTTCCGGTAGGCAGCCGCGAGCAGCACCCAGCCGACTACTTCAAGCAGACGCCGATCGGTGTCGGCACCGGCCCGGCAATTTTCGTGCAGTCCAAGGCGAACGACTTTGTCGAATTGAAGCGCAATCCGGCTTACTGGGGCAAGGGCGAGCCGCATTGGGACAAGGTGGTGTTCCGCATCATTCCGGAAGAATCGTCGCGGCTTGCGTCGCTGATGTCGGACCAGACGCAGATCATCAGCGCGCCGCCGGCCCAGACGTTCGCGCAGATCCGCACGTCGGCGGGCCTCGCGGGCGATAGCCGTCCATCGCCGACCAGCCCGCTGATGATATGCCTGAACAACCGCAAGGCGCCATTCGACGACCCGGCGTTTCGCCGTGCCGTTTCGCTCGTGCTGGATCGGGGCAAGATTTGCCGCGATCTGTGCTATGGCGCGGTGAAGGCGAGCAGCATGCCGTTTGCGCCGGAGTCGCCGTGGTACGACGCAAGCTCGGCTGGAAGCCTGGCGTTCAATCTGGATCAGGCGCGAGCGGCGTTGAAAAGCTCGAAGTACGCGAGCGGCGCGTCGTTCGATCTGCTGTACGTGCAGCCTGCGTATCTGATCGATACATCATCCACGGCGCTGTTCATTCAGGCGCAACTGGCGTCGCTGGGCGTGCGCGTCAATCTGCGTCCGCTCGATTTCGGGCAGATGATTTCGCAGGTGCTGGTCGGCAACCACGCTGCGGCATTGACCGGTTTCATCGCGCCGCCGGAGCCGACGTATCTGCTCAATGCGCTGTTCCGGCCAACGGAAAGTCTCTGGAAAGCGAGCGGCTATGAGAGTGCAGAATTGCTGAAGCTGATCGACGACAGCTATCTGGTCGACGATCCTGCCGCGCTGAAGCCGATTCTCGCGAAGCTTCAGCAGGTGCTGGCGCGCGACTGTCCGGCGGTCTGGATCGGCGCGCTGGAAGTGCAGAACTTGTGGCGCAGCAATGTGAAGGATTTTCAGGTGAACGCCGGCTTCTCGCTGAAGCTCGACAACGTCTATCTCGCGAAGGCATGA
- a CDS encoding isochorismatase family cysteine hydrolase, whose translation MKTAGVLAGAVATGLGLDGCGDGGISAASAQSVGAQIPAIVPAQTALVVMHYQTDILGLFPSVAPTLLANTRKLCDAARAKGVSVYFAKIQFSPGYPEVSPLNKNGQGLKQLGLFINDKIAPELGQQANEPLIVGHRASVFFGTDLQARLSAQGIDTLIMAGIASTGVVLSSVGYASDADFRLYTVKDCCYDPDQVVHDHLFSTAFDSRTTVLSLADASLLLA comes from the coding sequence ATGAAAACGGCAGGCGTGCTGGCCGGCGCGGTGGCGACCGGACTCGGTCTTGATGGCTGCGGAGACGGCGGGATCAGCGCCGCGTCTGCGCAGAGCGTGGGTGCGCAGATTCCGGCGATCGTGCCGGCGCAAACCGCGCTGGTGGTCATGCATTATCAGACCGACATTCTGGGGCTCTTTCCGTCTGTCGCGCCTACGCTGCTCGCCAACACGCGCAAGTTGTGCGATGCCGCGCGGGCCAAAGGCGTCAGCGTCTACTTCGCGAAGATCCAGTTCAGCCCGGGTTATCCGGAAGTCAGCCCGTTGAACAAGAACGGGCAAGGACTCAAACAACTCGGCCTTTTTATCAACGACAAAATCGCGCCGGAACTCGGCCAGCAGGCCAACGAACCGCTCATCGTCGGACATCGTGCCAGCGTGTTTTTCGGCACCGATCTGCAGGCGCGGCTTTCCGCGCAGGGTATCGATACGCTGATCATGGCCGGCATTGCGTCGACCGGCGTCGTGCTCTCGTCTGTCGGGTATGCGAGCGACGCGGACTTCCGCTTGTACACCGTCAAGGATTGCTGTTACGACCCGGACCAGGTCGTGCACGATCATCTTTTCTCCACCGCATTCGATTCGCGCACCACGGTGCTGTCGCTCGCCGACGCCTCGTTGCTGCTTGCCTAG
- a CDS encoding LacI family DNA-binding transcriptional regulator has translation MPKQRASKPVQPALRSRKSPQGSPTVQDVARLAKVSVGSVSRVLNGRENVAPAIQEAVRAAVAELNFVPNVVARSMRKGSSSAIGCLISDITQHTAAQMVSAAEERLRARGFEILIANSHYDLERERAILSSLKQRRIDGFIGAISDDETPSYFNFLHTLNMPVVLWERDAQGEFNSVLTDHADGCRQAVRYLASLGHRSIALVAGHENTWVGREMVRGYQAACEAAGIALDPALVLRTSAFNKDVCRALLTGPGRPTAIIATLNDVAVVLEVVRETGLSIPADLSVISIGEHEYSGIASPALTVVTQNPRDVGREAADMMLQLIEGSAPSGIRRSKHPMRMIVRESCGAPPSLARRKKR, from the coding sequence ATGCCCAAACAGAGAGCCAGCAAACCCGTTCAGCCTGCATTGCGCAGCCGAAAATCCCCGCAGGGCTCGCCCACCGTGCAGGACGTCGCGCGCCTCGCGAAGGTGTCGGTCGGCTCGGTGTCGCGGGTGCTCAACGGCCGCGAGAATGTGGCGCCGGCCATTCAGGAGGCGGTGCGCGCCGCGGTGGCGGAGTTGAATTTCGTGCCGAACGTGGTGGCGCGCAGCATGCGCAAGGGCAGCTCCAGCGCGATTGGCTGCCTGATTTCCGACATCACCCAGCACACCGCCGCGCAGATGGTAAGCGCGGCCGAAGAGCGCCTGCGGGCAAGGGGTTTCGAGATTCTGATCGCCAATTCCCATTACGACCTCGAGCGTGAGCGGGCCATTCTGTCGAGCCTCAAGCAGCGCCGCATCGACGGATTCATCGGTGCGATTTCCGACGACGAGACGCCTTCCTATTTCAACTTCCTGCACACCCTGAATATGCCCGTCGTGCTGTGGGAGCGCGACGCCCAGGGCGAATTTAATTCGGTGCTGACCGATCACGCCGACGGCTGCCGTCAGGCCGTGCGCTATCTCGCGTCGCTCGGCCATCGCTCCATTGCGCTCGTGGCCGGCCACGAAAACACGTGGGTGGGCCGCGAGATGGTGCGCGGCTATCAGGCCGCGTGCGAGGCCGCCGGCATCGCGCTCGATCCTGCGCTCGTGCTGCGTACCAGCGCATTTAACAAAGACGTCTGCCGCGCGCTGCTCACCGGTCCCGGGCGGCCTACCGCCATCATTGCCACGCTGAACGACGTGGCGGTCGTGCTCGAAGTGGTGCGGGAAACCGGGCTGTCGATTCCGGCCGACCTGTCGGTGATTTCCATCGGCGAGCACGAGTATTCGGGCATCGCGTCGCCGGCGTTGACCGTGGTGACGCAAAACCCGCGCGACGTGGGCCGCGAAGCCGCGGACATGATGTTGCAACTGATCGAGGGTTCCGCGCCGTCCGGCATTCGCCGCTCGAAACATCCAATGCGGATGATCGTGCGCGAGTCGTGCGGCGCGCCTCCCAGCCTGGCACGCCGCAAAAAGCGCTAG